DNA from Solanum stenotomum isolate F172 chromosome 3, ASM1918654v1, whole genome shotgun sequence:
CCAAGTAAAGACTGCCACCTTATATGGAATTTTGACTTTCCAGATAAGCTTCCAAGGCAAAAATCTGAGTTGAGTCCCCATTTGATTCAGGTTCTTGTAGGCAGAGCTAACTGTGAAGATACCTTTGCTGTGATGAATCCACGTAAGAGTGTCTTCTCCCTCTTTCAATCCTCCAAAATGGTCCAGGGTGCCATAAAATTCAGCTAGTCTATCCACCTCCCAGTCTTGTATCATCCTTCTGAATGTTAAGTTCCATCCATGGATGGACCAAACTTCTTGCACAGTGGCCTCATGTTGCTGATTCAACAAGTAGATGTCTGGAAAGAGCTGTTTGAGGCTGCCATTTCCTAACCAATTATCGTCCCAAAATAAAATCTTTCTTCCATTGTTTATATTGAATCTAGTTCTTTGGAAAAAACAATGCCACAAATTTCTGATTGATCTCTATAGGCTAATACCATAGGCAGAAGTCACTTCCTTAGTTTTCCAGTGATCTATCTTCTCATACTTGGCCTGAATCACTCTAACCCAAAGAGCCTGCTCCTCTTTAGGAAATCTCCACAACCACTTCATCATAAGACTTTTGTTCTGTTTCTTCAGGTTTCTAATGCCTAACCCACCTTGTTTCTTTGAAAGAATTACAGTCTTCCATTTAACCAAATGAAATCCTTTATATTCTTTCTCTCTATTCCACAAAAAATTCCTCCTTAATGCATCAATTCTTTCCTCCACCTTAGGGGGGAGAGGAAAAACTGACATCAAATATGTTGGCAAAGCATCTAAGACTGAGTTGATCAGGGTCAATCTTCCACCTCTAGACAAATACTGTGCTTTCCATCTAGATAGTCTTCTTTCACATCTCTCCAGCACCCCATTCCAGATTTCATTGGATTTGCTTTTGGCTCCCAAAGGCATCCCCAAATATACTGTTGGTAGTTTACCTATTTCTCCTCCCAAGATCTCTGTCAGATGTTGCATTCTGTTCACCTCATTAATTGGAAAAATCAGACTTTTCCTCCAGTTGATATGTAGTCCTGAAGTTGCTTCAAAAAGAATGAGTATCACTCGCAGGATCTTAAGTTGGCTTTCTTCTACATCACAGAAGATGAGATGACATGGAGATGAGTGACTTCCAATCTTAGATTCCCCTCATTTGCTACATTAAAGCCCCTTATCCACCCTTTAGTGTGAGCAGTCTTTAGCATATTGTTTAGGCCTTCCATCACTATAATGAATAGAAAAGGTGAGAGAGGATCACCTTGTCTTAGTCCTCTGTCTGATGAAAAGAAGCCTTCAGGAGATCCATTTATCAGTATTGAGAATTTAACAGTGCTTATAAAAAACTTTATCCATCTGATCCATTTCAATCCAAAGCCCATTCTCTGCATGATTTCAAGTAGGAAGCTCCAACTGACATGATCATACGCTTTCTCTATGTCCAGTTTGCACATGACTCCTGGGGACTTTTCCTTCACTCTCGAGTCTAGACACTCATTAGCAATTAAGATTGCATCAGTTATTTGCCTTCCTCTCAGGAAGGCCATTTGTTGTGTATCTACTAGCTTGTCTATTTTTGCAACACTTTTTTCTACTGCTGCAATCTTCAATCACCGACTACGTTTCTTGCCTCCAATCCCTTGTAGCCTAGAGAAATATCTATTTTTGCAACACTTTTTCCTACTGCTGCAATCTTCAATCACCTACTACGTGGTCATAATAGGTTAGCATTGCACCCAGACTCTAGTTTCCTTAAATGTACTAACATTTTATTTAAGAAGTGTTAAGAGAATGAGGGACTTTTTTGTCGTTCCACCAAAAATCTATACCCAATTCTCCTTCCTCATAGCCATAAGTCTTTGTTTCTGGCATATGCAATAGAATAACCTTCTTCTCACAAAAGATTTGATTGCTATTTCTGTTCAGAGTTATCACCTTGTTATTAGTTTACATCAAAATACTCTTATACTCCATTAATAATGTTTTGTTTTGctagttgaagaagaaaaatgaccTAACAATTTTTGTGTGATAATCAAAGAAATGCAGGGACCAAAACTttttacagaaaaaaaaaagatgacttCTACATATGCTAAAGAACATGAATGTTTACCTCTGTGCCATTTTCTTTCAACATGGTTATAGTAGGTTAGCAAAACACTTATATGCATACATAAGATCAGTGagtcataatttattttctctgTGTTACAGAGAAAACATGATTTGAACAATAAAAAACACTAAAGATATATTCacacaaaaaaacaaagaacaaaagtAAAAGATTTTATATTCAAGAAGACAATtttatgagttttgagaaaCATGTAATAAGAATTAACAAGTTAATTCGAGAAATCAAACTGATTTACTTATTAATTCTAATAACACtgttttagaaaatatataagaTCTATTTTTCTGAATATTTGGTTTAGGCAGCAAATCAATCAAATTGTCAATCACATTTTCAGCCAAATTATTTCTAATCCTAACTCAAATCTCTTAAGCTCCAATTATAACACGCTTAACTCGTTGTTCATCAACATAACGAGTATAATCGGCATCGCCCATAAAATCCACAACAACGGAAGAAGACAAAACAAAGACCGAAGCAAATTTCTCTTAGGTTACTGATATGTACAAATGAATAACGTTTATTtagaaaaagagataaaatcAGGAAAAAGAGATACCTTGTTGAGATTCCATCTTTCTTCGTCATGAACCTGAGAGTGCCAGAAAGCTTTGACCTTGTCAACTGATATCACAGAGTCCGCCATTGAAGCTAGTCGAGAGAAGGAGAGTGCGACTGAGAGGAGGAGGAGGGGCAGCAGCAAAGATCTCTAAAAGGGGTTAGGGTTTTAGCATTAGGGCATTGCAGGTTTTATTTTAGGCAATTTGATACAACCGGGTTCTCTTCACCCACAAGGGCATTTTaggtttttattatttttccttttaccATATTATTTGGATATCACCACAAAATTAAAGGTAGACTTTCaaattaagggcattttaggttttcttattttttttcttcaaaattcctTCATAATGTACtcgtttttattatttttcctttaccATAGTATTTGGATATCACACCAAAATTGAAGGTAGAGTtccaaatttattaaattaaagatttcTCATGATTTTGATCATTCTTCAACTGATTTCTattaatttcatgataataAGCGGTATCTAAGAGAATGTGATGAGGATATAAAATGTCCCCATCTCCTCTTCATAAAAAGTAGCAATACAACACTTTTTTTCtacaaatatatgtattttgactattatattaaatatcagTAAATAAACTTAATTCTAAGAGTATTTGgctaaatttattttatctctccgttgaatattttatttttcaaaattatcgAACAATTTCGAGACAAGCTGAATTTATCAAAAGGATTAATATGCATGTTAAAAGAATTTCCGTTGTGGAAAGTGAGTGGACGAGGCAAGCACGCATAGGACCAGTATATCCAACCAGGCACTGCCACGTGGAATATCTACCGGCTAGAATTTAATCAGACATTTCATGCTATCTTCTCCGGGTTGTGGCCTCACAAAGATGGAAACTTGCTTTAGCTTTGAACTCTTTTAGCACAAATAATTGAATcagtgaaaaagaagaagaagatgatgatgatggagGGCGCCATTGCGATTTCACGTTTTTCTGCTTCAAACACACCACTTCTCATTCGATCCATGGCTACACAAAAACCAACTCCATCTACTACCAAAACCGTTACTTCTAAAAaggttccatttttttttttatctacttGCTTGCATTATATCTCAACATTTACATAATTAATAATGCAAATTGTGGGTAGGTGAAGGGGAAATGGGTGAGGGGATTACAAGGTGGGAAATCGAGTCTCACAAGCGAGATGAAAGTTCAGATAGGTTAACCAACTAAGCTATTAAGATTCTCTTAGGAAGACAATCCTGATGTTTCATGGGTCGAATTTGTAACCTGATAGATCATTGTATGTGTTcctaagaaaaataatttattcattttcgGGGTATCAAAGGGGCGAATGAAAAAGAGATGTAACTCAAATTCCTTTGGAATAGGTAGAACAGTCTTATTTTCATTGATCATTGAAGAGTAGCTCTTTTAATACGAACAAGTGTAACACTATTATAGCTAATTCTGGGGTTGATTTCTCGGAAgtaatagttattatctcagaaacattactttctttgttgaagaaaattggAATCACGAAGAAATGTGACTTGAGAAATCGACCTGCCATTTCTATATATTCAATGTACTCTATGGACAGAGGAATATGCATATACGAGGAAATTCATGTGTCTTTAACATTTACTGCAGACAACAACTGTATTTCCAGTAGGGGAGAAACCTCGGCCGGGCAATTCTTCATCTACACCAACAGTGAAGTTATTGACAAGAGTGGAGCAATTGCGGCTGTTAACTAAAGCAGAGAAAGCTGGTTTACTATCAGCTGCTGAGAAATCTGGACTCTCTTTGTCGGCAATTGAAAGACttggtcttctttccaaagccGAAGAATTGGGGATTCTTTCAGCAGCTACTGACCCTTCAACTCCATCAGCACTCTTCAGTTTGAGCTTGGGATTGCTTGCTGTTGGCCCTGTTTGTGTGTATCTGGTGCCTGAAGATTACCCTTGGCAAATTGGTTTGCAGGTTGTGGTTGCTCTACTTTCTGTTGTTGGTGGCTCTGCAGCTTTTGGAGCCTCAAATCTTGTTTCCACTTTGCAGAAAGTAAATTGAAATGTAAGCTGCAAAATACTTTCTCTGTTAGaaaatttctattatatatagtataaatgtttattttgcTCAATCTTGATTATTCTTTGTTGATCCCTTGCAATCTAAGATATACATTGTCCTTCCCGATTGAGCATTGAGTCATTACGACATCAAATCCTTGTCTGGATAAAGAATCTTGATCTGTAGTTTTCATTTCAGCAATATATGTAGTTCTTGCAATTCAAGGATTGAACTTCTTTTATCTTATTCAACGTATTATTAACTGGTAGGGTGAAAGCTAACTTCGATACATCTTTGGATCTAATGTATAATTCGTGTGGTATGTAAAGTAATTGTAGTGACATTTAAATTGCATGACTACAGAACATCAGTTTAGTTGCTCCTTCCTAGAGTCAAAATTGGTATATATGACAATCTGAGGTTTATCTAGCTGTTCTTTTCCTGACTCTCTTAAGGACCAAATACAATTATTATTGTCCAGCAGGAAAGTTAGATGAGTATAGGGCGCGAATAGCTGAGGTTAAAACCCAATGCAATATTCTtcatcatttcttgatttgtgcATAGGACATGCCAATCTTCTCTGTATTGTTTCAATTTTATGGAGTGTACCAGAACGGATGCAAAACTCGTAAGTTCACATAAAAGGGAATTGCTAATACACGTGTATATCTTTTGAAAGACACTGTGCCACACTTGAATCTTGATGAACTTTGCCAACTTGTTGGGGATAATGCTGTACAATATGACTGCACTGTTCTGTGAAGGGCTCAGAAACTTAGACGTACCTTAATATTTCTTTGCACTGCCATGATGCCATCTATGTTATATTAATGAACATATCTTCTATGCATCAAACCAGAATGGGGTTAAAAGACTATTGAACAGTCTTTTGATCGATACAAACGGTGTGTCAACTAATCTGGATGTTATTATAATTCCAGAATCTGGTGAGATTACATGAGTTGATCACATCAGTCTTGTTGCTCTTCTATAGACTCAAACATAGGCCAATATGTATGTGACAATGACAATCCTAGGTGTGTCAAGTAGTGAGTAGTTATCTGACTTTCTAAAGACCAAATTAACAATCATCATCCATGAATCAACTCACTGAATGGAGCGCGTGAATATATAGCTGAGGTTGTCACCCAATGCAACTTAAAACTCACAAAAACATGCATTTGAATGGGAATTGCTGAATGCTGATATACATCCATGTCTTTCAGAAGTTGGAGGGTCCTATAGTTCTAGGCTTCTAGCCGCGGTTCTTTAACACACTTGAATCTTAGATAAAATTTGCAAACTAGCTGCGGAGACTGATATAGTGCAATGTTAACTATACTGTTCTTTTCTGTTCTGTTCTGTGATGGCATCATCTTTCTAGTTTGATAGTCAAATACTCTTATTCAGAATCTTATAGTCTTGACAAAACATTgacattttgaattttgatcaTAATGCTATAGCTCTACTAGTGTTGAAAAATATCGATTATTTCAGTACTGACTAAAAAATGAGGAAGTATGCTAGGAATGAGAGAGAGAATAGTCTTCATACAGATCTGGTAATTAACTACCTAAACTTTCATTTTGTTGATGAGTGTTTGACTCCCCATTTTGTAATCCCCTTCCTCTATCCCCtgtgatttaaaaaaaagaaaagaaagagtagtCTTTATCACTTTATGAAGGATTATATTTGGAGATGCACTCTAAATTAAGGACAAGGAAATTAGAATATTGCGTATTGGACTTGTCTTTAATCATATTAGTCTGTGATGCCCATGATGGAGGACAAGCTGATGAGGAAATATAGATGAAGAGAAAGAATGACAAGACacatatattctattttagacaAATCTCTATTAAAATGAAAGGTTTTATAAGAGTATAATACAAGTTCATAATTTCATATGATAATTTAATTATGATGCGGGTTGAGCTAAAGCGGATAATATGTGCCATTGCTTCGCTGTGATCAGCTTGTGACAATACGTCCAAACAAAAAAGGGTTTTCATTTTGCTCCGTCCATCTTTAGAATAATAGTTTTTACTTTCGTatcaaattcaacaaaaaaaaaaatagttttctttatACTAAACACACCCGTTGCATTAACGCTCTGATATGATGCCACGATTCAACCAAAGGAGCTAACGTACCCTATTATTCCTATATTTATCTAGACTAGACGTAATTAATGCATGATCTAAATCATAATTAGCTAACTCAAATAAGTCTTGAATGTCATTTGTCATATTAATTATTTGGTATGTTCTCAACAAACAAGTTAGACAATTAGTCTTAACATTTGATTAGGACCAAATTTTTATGTGTCCAAAgatgtactccctccgtccacttttatttgtcatgttgcgcttt
Protein-coding regions in this window:
- the LOC125857769 gene encoding mitochondrial import receptor subunit TOM5 homolog gives rise to the protein MADSVISVDKVKAFWHSQVHDEERWNLNKKLLRATALFAGSIILMRQYGDLMAI
- the LOC125860403 gene encoding uncharacterized protein LOC125860403, which gives rise to MMMMEGAIAISRFSASNTPLLIRSMATQKPTPSTTKTVTSKKTTTVFPVGEKPRPGNSSSTPTVKLLTRVEQLRLLTKAEKAGLLSAAEKSGLSLSAIERLGLLSKAEELGILSAATDPSTPSALFSLSLGLLAVGPVCVYLVPEDYPWQIGLQVVVALLSVVGGSAAFGASNLVSTLQKVN